In the genome of Nitrospira japonica, one region contains:
- a CDS encoding DUF748 domain-containing protein: MKLFAIILAVFLVLVGGILVFVDEPLRAYAERQLNEHVEGYTFKIGGLSFHLLGFSIDLTDITVRQSAHPDPPIAKIPKWHASEHWRELLSGTLVSDHKIDHPVLHVVRVQAVTEAKEGKAVSDRGWQDAVLAIYPLNINELQITDADITYSQHNNAKPLHVSHANFQAGNIRNVRSQEAEYPSTVHLDAIVFDKGRLAIDGHADFLSEPFMGVNVDIDMDDMPLVDWLPVTAERQIHLTQGQLSMKGHVEFSPKKEFVECQQFTLRDAKVDFVHSARTKETEKQTGATVADAADEAANHPRLLLRINRGTIANGEFGFVNREANPRYRVFISGTTIDLENWSNQLTEGVATVKLKGMFMGNGETDIQGAFRPETQSPDFDLNLRIWKTHVKSMNDLLRAHGNLDVVTGVFSVFAEMHVRNGTIRGYLKPLFKDIQAYDPAQDRDKGTWTKIYQKIVDAAAALLRNTPRKEVATKTELSGPVKNPQASTWELVVKLIQNAFFEAVLPGFEKLPKAS; the protein is encoded by the coding sequence ATGAAACTCTTCGCCATTATTCTCGCCGTATTCCTGGTTCTCGTTGGGGGGATTCTCGTCTTCGTCGATGAGCCTCTACGAGCCTATGCTGAACGGCAACTCAATGAGCACGTCGAAGGATACACCTTCAAGATCGGCGGCCTGAGCTTTCATCTCTTGGGCTTTTCTATCGATCTCACAGATATCACGGTCAGACAATCGGCCCATCCCGATCCGCCCATTGCCAAGATTCCCAAGTGGCATGCAAGTGAGCACTGGCGGGAACTCCTGTCCGGGACCTTGGTCAGTGACCATAAGATCGATCATCCTGTCCTGCACGTCGTGCGTGTCCAAGCCGTCACGGAGGCCAAGGAAGGCAAGGCCGTGTCAGACCGTGGTTGGCAAGACGCAGTGCTGGCCATCTACCCGCTGAACATCAATGAATTACAGATCACCGACGCGGACATTACCTACAGTCAGCATAACAACGCCAAACCTCTGCACGTCAGCCATGCGAATTTTCAGGCGGGCAATATTCGCAATGTTCGGTCACAGGAAGCCGAGTATCCGTCCACCGTCCACCTCGACGCGATTGTCTTCGATAAGGGGCGTCTCGCCATAGACGGGCATGCCGACTTTCTCTCGGAGCCGTTCATGGGCGTGAACGTAGACATCGACATGGACGACATGCCTCTGGTTGACTGGCTGCCGGTCACGGCTGAGCGCCAAATCCACCTGACGCAAGGGCAGCTGTCCATGAAGGGTCACGTGGAATTCTCGCCAAAGAAGGAATTCGTGGAATGCCAGCAGTTCACGCTCCGCGATGCGAAGGTGGATTTTGTGCACTCAGCACGGACAAAAGAAACAGAAAAGCAGACGGGTGCCACGGTGGCAGATGCTGCCGACGAAGCCGCCAATCATCCACGATTGTTGCTTCGCATCAACCGTGGGACGATCGCCAACGGTGAATTCGGTTTTGTGAATCGGGAGGCCAATCCACGCTATCGCGTCTTTATATCAGGAACGACGATCGATCTTGAAAACTGGAGCAATCAATTGACCGAGGGCGTCGCGACGGTAAAACTCAAGGGGATGTTCATGGGGAACGGCGAGACAGATATTCAGGGCGCCTTTCGGCCGGAAACTCAATCTCCGGATTTTGATCTCAATCTGAGGATCTGGAAAACGCATGTGAAGTCCATGAATGACTTGCTCCGAGCACATGGCAACCTCGACGTCGTGACTGGCGTCTTTTCTGTATTTGCCGAGATGCACGTCAGAAACGGGACGATTCGCGGCTATCTCAAGCCATTATTCAAAGATATCCAAGCCTATGACCCGGCGCAGGATCGCGACAAAGGAACGTGGACGAAGATCTACCAAAAGATTGTGGATGCCGCCGCCGCGCTTTTGAGGAATACGCCTCGGAAGGAAGTCGCAACCAAGACCGAGCTGTCGGGACCTGTGAAGAATCCGCAAGCCAGTACATGGGAACTGGTCGTAAAACTAATTCAAAATGCCTTCTTTGAGGCCGTCCTACCGGGCTTTGAGAAACTGCCAAAGGCGTCATAG